ACCAGAAGATTTTAGAAGACCTGGCCATGTATTTCCACTTATAGCAAAAAAAGGTGGAGTCCTAGAAAGAGATGGGCATACAGAGGCTACAGTAGACCTTATGAAACTTGCAGGATTAAAAGAAGTTGGCCTTTGCTGCGAGATAATGGCTGACGATGGTCATATGATGAGGGGCAAGGATGTAGAAAAACTTGCCGAAAAACTTGGTCTTGTTATGACAAGTGTAGCGGAGATTCAAGATTATATTAGAAAAAACAATCCTTTCAAACTTGAACAAACAAATCCTGTAAAACTCCCATCAGACTATGGTGAATTTACAGCAGTTGGTTTTATAGATCCAGAAAATGGCAAGGAACATATAGCATTGACCAAGGGTGATATAAGTGGAGAAAATGTCCTAACAAGGATCCACTCAGAGTGCCTAACAGGTGATGTGCTTGGATCTAGGAGATGTGATTGTGGTAACCAACTCCACAAGGCCCTAAAAACAATAGAAGAAAATGGTCAAGGAATCCTACTTTATATGCGCCAAGAGGGTCGTGGCATAGGATTATTTAACAAACTAAAAGCCTATGAGCTCCAAGAACATGGATTTGATACAGTAGATGCCAATAGAAAATTAGGATTTCCAGATGATATGAGAGACTATAAGGTAGCAGCACAGATCCTAAAACAACTTGGGGTCAAATCAGTTGAGCTTATGACAAATAATCCAGACAAAATCCATCAAATAGAAAAATATGGGATAAAGGTCAAAAAAAGAAAACCAATAGAAATAAAATCAAATGATATAGATAGGTATTATCTAAAAATAAAAGCAGATAGAATGGGTCACCAATTAAGAGAATTTAAGGAGATAAAAAATGCGTGAATATAGTG
This window of the Anaerococcus mediterraneensis genome carries:
- a CDS encoding bifunctional 3,4-dihydroxy-2-butanone-4-phosphate synthase/GTP cyclohydrolase II; the protein is MDNVKKAIEALKRNELIIVTDDESRENEGDFICAGENVTGQMINIMATYGKGLICTPISEEVAKRLNLHPMVSNNTDNHETAFTVSIDHINTTTGISAFERAETIRYLVDPDAKPEDFRRPGHVFPLIAKKGGVLERDGHTEATVDLMKLAGLKEVGLCCEIMADDGHMMRGKDVEKLAEKLGLVMTSVAEIQDYIRKNNPFKLEQTNPVKLPSDYGEFTAVGFIDPENGKEHIALTKGDISGENVLTRIHSECLTGDVLGSRRCDCGNQLHKALKTIEENGQGILLYMRQEGRGIGLFNKLKAYELQEHGFDTVDANRKLGFPDDMRDYKVAAQILKQLGVKSVELMTNNPDKIHQIEKYGIKVKKRKPIEIKSNDIDRYYLKIKADRMGHQLREFKEIKNA